In the Phocoena phocoena chromosome 14, mPhoPho1.1, whole genome shotgun sequence genome, tttaaattctaacttTGATTTAGAAGTCCTCTTAAGATGGCCTAGGTTTGTTAACACTCTGGAGCCCTCCATAGGAGAAACAGCTTTGAGTGTTTCCAAGATGCTGACATAAAAGGTTAATATATATCATCTGTATCatcaaacatttaaaaggaaGAGTGTATTCTGAGGTTTCCTGGAATAATcccaagagaaatataaatagtaAAACATATGATTAACGTTAACATCAAGTGTTTAATATCAGGATTTAATCCAGTATCCACTGTAAATCTATTCTGTTATAGGCACTGATTTAGGAGCTGTGCCTATAGCAAAATCAAAATAGGTAAAATCCTTCTCTTCTCATAAAGcctacattctagtggaggacaAATGATAAATAAACCAACAAGGTATTTTCATATAGTGAAGACAATACAAGGTGATGACACTGTGACTGGGGAGGGGgcaaatttatgtatgtatgtatgtatgcatgcatgccacaccgcatggcttgcgggatctttgttccctgactaGGAATCGAActtgggcccctggcagtgagagcactgggtcctaaccagtggaccaccagggaattcccaggggcAACTTTAAATAGTATAGTCAGGGAAAGCCTCTCTGAAAAGATAACATTTAAGTTGATACTATAAAGAGCCAAGAATGCTCCAGTCAGAAAGAACAGCAAATGCAGAGGCTCTGGGGTCTTAACAAACCTGCCATGttggaaaaactagaaaaaggtCCATTTGGCTGGAGCATAGTAACTTGGTGGGCCAAGAAAGTAAGCCAGAGATACTGCACAGCTGCAGGCAGGAGATGATGGTGGCATGGACAAGAGTGGTAGCAATGGAGATGGAGAAACGGGCAAAATTGGGataaaagttttggaaattaagccatgAAAACTTGCTGATTGACTGGATGTGTGAAAGAGAATAACTAAAAATAGCTCCTAAGTTTTGGGTTTAAATAAATGGGTGTGGAGTGGTACAActtatggaaatagaaaaaactgttaaaagaacACATTGTGAAGGAAACAAAGAGTTCTGTTTTGAACTTGTTTTATGCTTATAAGATGCCCAAATGGAGATGTCAAATAGGTAGTTGTATGTGCAAATTTGGAACAAGGAAAGGGTCAGTCCTTGACACATAAATCTGGGAAGTTAATACCACatggatggtatttaaagccaatGGACTAGAAAGAATCATCAAAGTAGGAAGTATCAATGGGGAAGGTACAGGCAGGTCACAAACAGTcaaaatgttaatggtagaaAATAGCAAGAGAGAACTAATACTTTTGAGTATTCTGTGTCCAGCACTTCATATAGAACATCACAATAAACTGACCATAACCCTGGGAGGTAGAAActattatctcaattttaaagaaaaaaaatcatctcaggTCTATCACACCTTTGCTCCTGCCTTTCTATTACAAGATTTCTCCAAGTACACAACCTGATTGTTGGCCCAAGTTTCTGTAATCAAGTTCTGCTGAGTTCCTACATGCACAGCACCACAGGTCCTTATAGGATAAGGAAGACAGCAACGATTCTCACatgttcaatttctttcaataTACTACTTCACTGTTGGGGACCATGAAGCACACAACTTTAAGTACGAAAAATGTACTGTTCCTgccaatttttttgtctttatttcttaaaaaaagttttttgtagttttattcatgtttatttattttattgaagtatagttgctatacaatattttatgttacaagtatataatatagtgattcacaatttttaaaagttatactccatttatagttactataaaatattggctatattccccatgctgtacaatatatccttgtagcttattttatacataacagtttgtacctcttaatcccctatccctataTCACCACTCTTCTCTTCCCactccccactggcaaccactggtttgttctctatacctgtgagtctgcttcttttttgttatattcactagtttgttgtattcttaggttccacatagaagtgataacatacagtactggtctttctccatctgacttatttcacttagcataataccctccaaggccatccatgttcctgccattttgattcataatttttctagaattttaccaCTTGTTCCCCTATCTTATTGACATAGCAAATGTAATTTTGCGTTTTAAAAAATTCCTCCAATTCTTATAAAACTAATAATTGTGGTGACTGTTGTAATATAAAGCAAAATGGGGGCCATTCATTTTAGGAGAAAGTTAACTTGCAAGGACATCATTATGCTtatcttaatgttttcaagggttATTTGCTCCTAAAATGAATGCCCCCATACTGCTTTATAGTCACTTGTCTCCTCCTTTGATGTTGCCATGATTTGGAAAGTCTACTTCTAATGGTTGTTGTCCCTGTAACAAAAGAAGCCTTCAGGAGAAAGCAAAGCACCAACTATATTTACTCAGCAACCTCAATTCTCATACCATTCATAGGCCACAGGCTCCATGTCATCCCTCTGAGCTCCCTTTCACTTTCAAGTTCCAGATGTCTTCACCCAggatgcagaaaataaaaaagactccTAAGATAACATTTTccagaaaatcaaaataatgaaatgaaacctACCTTGTCCTTCAATAGTATTCCTAAGGATAAAAGTAGCTCCAAGTCCTGTTCCTGATCTCTGGATGCAAATTCCCAGAAACTGGCTGGTTTTTCCATTGGCATATGGGTCAGCAGTAGTAACACGAAGAATGCTTCCTccaaattcaaaagaaaagtgaACTTTTACATGAGACGCAGAATCAAACAACAGCATTTCCAGGTAACTTCAaacttcctaaatattttaatataatattaggAATAAGTACCTCATATGGGCAAAACACAGATAGGTGAAAAACAATTTTCTCTTTGTCGAGAAAACTAACCCTCCAACCACTAATAATAAAAGCATCCAGCTCTTACTGACCAACATAGAACTCTGGAATGTGgagtatttttctcctttctaacatatcttttctttctatttgaaATTTCAGAGGATTTGTTCTTCCCCTTGGAGGAATGAATTCAGGACTCAAGAACCTGTGAAAAATacagagtaaaataaattaaaagcaaacTTAAAAGACCACTAAAAAAGAAACCATTGCTTTACCAAAAAAAGTGAAAGATTAGGATGCTGACAtgttttattcttccttctctaaaTAAGAAAAGTCCATCTTATTTCTAAAATTGTTGTCAATTCTCATGAAAATAGCTAACAATTTCTGAGTACTCACCCGGCATTGTGTTAAAAGCTTTATTAAACATCTATAGCATAACTTAATCCCTACAACAACAAGGTGAGTTTGGTGTCATCATCTCcttattacagatgaagaaaatgaagcttgGAGACAGTAAACAACAGACCTACTACTACATCAGCTATAAACTTATCAAGCCAAGATTAACAGACTTATTACTACATTAGCTATAAACTTATCATGTCTGTCAGATTCCAAAGCCTGTGACCCACAGGCCTCACGCTGAGTTGTACATGTTATAGTAAATTATGTTGGAaaagatataaacatataaatcatcAATTGTAAActagctttaaaaataatctctctaTTAGCCAACTGATTTTAAAGTCATTATGAAATATCTAATCTGTAGAAAAGTATAAATGACAttacaatgaaaatatatgtccctGTCACCCATCTCAAGGAATAAATTAACAATGTAGTTGAAGCCCCTGtgcacccctccctacccccataGTTAATTACTGTGGGGTAATTAACTAAATTTTGTGTGATGATTATTCCTatgaatttcttccttttcctcaatttcctactttaaaatgtttcaaatctACCAAAAAGATGAAATAGTAATACAATGAACACGCATATATACTTCACCTAATTTCACCTACTGCCAACATTTTGCCGTATTTGCTTTACatgtacatataatttttttccagaaccATCTGAAAATGTCAAACAGCAAGCCATTTCATCCCTCAAACTTTAGAAGGCTTCTGCTAAGAATAAGGACTTTCTCTTACATTTATCACAATACGTTTATGACACCTAAGAACTTCAGCATTAATTCAGTAGTATAATCTAATACAGTTCATATTTAAATGTACCTAATTGGTCCTGGAAAAGGTCTTTTATAGCTGTTTGTTGCTCAATCCAAGCTACAATCAAGCTTCACATATTATATCTGGTTGTTAGTCTCTTAAACTAGTACTCTTCCtcatatttgcatttttgtaaCATTGACTTTTTTGAAGAGTCAAAGCTGATCATCTTATAAACCATCCCTGGATCTGAATTTGTTTACTGTTTCCACATACCTAGACCAAGGATATACATTTTTGGTAAAAATATTACAGAGGTGATGATGTGATCTTCTTATTCCATCACATCAGGAGACACATCATGTCAGCTTGAACGGCTATTGGGAAAACTAGGTTTGATTGCTCTGTGAAAGTAGAGAATTTCCCCtgtatatttttttatactttacatatgtatgtatgtctggGCAATACAAAAATGCTACCATACTTGTCAATTCTTCTGCAGGTTGCTTTTTTCACGCATCATAgttgaagttcatccatgttaACTCTAGTTCATTCATGTTTCACTGCTGTATAATAGTCCATTATGAGAATGTATTTgctcattcacctactgaaggatatccAGGCTGCTTCTAAACTTTTATTACAAACATTacttttgtgttcatttttgtaCATGTCTCCTTGTACATATTACTTTCCTTAAGTTGTATACTGTCTGGGTGGGAAGGTACAGACAACCTCAAACTTACTAAATTTTGTCAAATTGTTTCCCAAAGTAGTTACTCCCATTTAACTGAATTATATTGTGTTGCCATTTAAGAGAAATATTCCttttccaccttaaaaaaaaaggttgtacTGAGAAATCTTTTCTGAATCTCTAGGTTCCATAAATTCAAGTTTATTTCAACTTAGAACCacaggatattttaaatattaaacacaaaTACATATGCAGAGATAATCGAATCGACAATATAAAGCCCTTTCATAAAGCCTAAATCACACCAATTTTCCCCCCTAAAATTCGCTTTTTAATAAGGTTGTTATACAATTCTACAGAAACAGTTTCTGCAAATCCTAGATCTAAATTTACACGTACCTACAAAGTTACCACTGCCTGCTTAAGTGAACTAGGCTTTTTAAGCACACTGTTTTGAAGagcaaatttaagaaacaaattggTAGAAATTTTTACCATCGTATCGCTTTTACAGGGACACTAAAACACAGTTAGGAAACTAAAACAGGGTGAGCCAATCCATTTCACCTAGGGAGAAAAGATCCGTTCCTTAACTTCAACAGGTAAAATACAATGTATTTCACAGAAAAATTCTCGATACGGGCCAAAGAGCTTCAAATCTGGGGAATCCCTACTTGAAATTCTGATCTAATATGCCTGCAGAGAAAGTTCAATGCCGGCTTGGGATAAGCGAAGAAGTCAAACCTGAGTTGGGTGCGCTTCACGCATTCATGAATCCTGCACACAAGCTCTTATCTGGGAGTTCCAGACCCCAGGATAAGACCCGTTTCAGACCTCGGAAGCAACTACAGGTTCTAGAGCGCACAGACCCAAAAGGCACGAATCGCGTCCAGGTCGGGGCTCTCACCTGCTTTCCCGGCGCTGGGGACCGCGCTTGGCCACGATAATCGGTTTCGGCGGTGGCTGGAACGCGCCGGGCTCAGAAGGTCCAGTGATCTGCCGCCGACTCGGCCCCGCGAGGGCCTCTGCGGAAGCGCACCACAGAGGTCAAGACTGCTCGCGCCAGCCCAGAGCTCCCGCGAAACCTTGCAATCGCCCCCAATGCGTGGTCCCACGAGAGGCCTCCTCCCATGTCGCCCCTGACTTCCAGAATCGCCTCCCCCTAGCCTGACCCTAAGCTCCTTCTGTCCCCGGCTAGCAAGCCCCGCTGCACTTACGGCAGGCGACAGAGGCCGGCGCAGGGCGCAGAGCCCAGGCGCATCGAAAGGTCCAGCCCACGGCCATTGCAGCCCGGCAGCCCCTGGCAATAGAGGCCGCCATGCTTGCTCCCTCAGTCGAGACTACAACTCCCAGTAATCAGTGCGACAAGGTCGCGGTCACCTGAGCCAGATGGCGCCTGCTAAGGGACAAAATAGCCAAGTCTTTCTCCAcccacctcacccccactccccacGAGGGCCCGGATATCTTAGGAAAAGTGCACTGTATTTCTCTAGTTCTCCTCATGTGCCAAGTTATATCACTCTACGGGAGTGTTCTCTCAGCCTAGAAAGATTTCCTCCCTCTTTGAATCAACTCTACCTTCAATTTCTCAGGCAAGACTTGAGTATGTCAAAATTCTCATTATAGGCTCTCATTCTGCCATTAGCAGCTCTGATGTTatttgcaattttaatttttagtttaatttttaattacttgTGTAATTATTGGATTAGCGTCTAACTCCGCCATTATACTGTAAGCATAGAGTTTGTCTTTTGCTCACCATTTTCTCTCAGCATCTAGCTGGTCCTCACTCTTTGTTGaatgcaaaaaaaggaaaagaaaatggttccTGACAGAAGGGGTGGCAAAGTCCCTGAGACTACAGAGAGCATTACTCCCTTGAGGAGCTAAACTTGAGTTTGGGCTGAGCAACTGTAGGTAGGGATTATATTACCCTGAAAACTGGGTTCACCTTTTGTTGGGTGTTGAGACAagagacacaaccaagccaataTCAGAAGGAAGGATGTATTACTTACAGCAAGTGAGGGGAACACctgggatctttcccaaagcagtgtctccctgcACAGCAAATTTGAAGAAAtcttaagctaagggtacatgcatattcatgaaggggttGGTCCatatatgcatattcatgaaggggcttgaaaAGGAGAATCCAGCATAGTATGTTGCAGCTGAAAGCTAGCTAAAGCAGTTTTAGTCTCCATTATTTTATGCTCTACTCACTTTCTTTCACTTGCCTCCCACAAGTGATTTCTTTTCCTAGTTAATTGCTTTTACAAATGATTACTTATTAGTTCGTGTTATATTGTGCACCTggtatttttcctcctttgtaacactccctaacactccCTTCCATTGTGAGCATTCTTCTGTTgtggaagggggaccccttccaggggtcttgtctaacactcagaaatgaattgtgcAGGAGACaggtgctgacaaagcaagaaacTTTATTGAGAAGGGGCAcctgggcagagagcagcagagtaagggaacccaggagagtGCTTTGCCACATGTCTTGCAGTCTCAGGTTTTGTGGTAATGGGGTTAaattctgggttgtctctggccaatcagtGTAACTCAGGGTCTTTCTTGGTGGCACATGCATCattcagccaagatggattcagtgagaaggattctgggaggttggcaggacatatgGACTGGAGTCTCCTCTCTCCTATTGACCTTTCTCAAATCCTTccagttggtggtagcttgttagttccacattccttaccaggacctcctgttgtaagataacgtatgcaagtggttactattgtgcctggccagggtgggtagttttggtcagtggttcccctaacaacTCCCCACTGAGAGACTTCATACTCAAGATACTTCTTGGGAATTGGGGTAGTGgtttctttcttctgtaactaCTTCCTGCTGAGAGTGGGTGTAGTCCTGCCTAGTAGAGTAGAAGTCTCTCTCTACCTGATCTAAATCAAGTTATCCCATGTCTGAAACCGGCTTCCACCCTTGTAGTAACAACAATTTCTCCTGAAACTGTTGGACCCTGTAGGAGATAAACCTTGTAAGCAGTTGAAACACACAGGGGCCAAACAGGATTGTCATCACTGGGCCcagaaaaggaaggcaaaatttggggtgagggctgcagggtgtgtgactttcttctgattggctggtggtgaggtaacagggtgatgctCCAGGAATGTTGCACTCAGCCTGAAGTTACAATCCTCCACTTGGTTGGGGGCCCCAgttctgcagaagaactcaaagatattgttatgtatactacttgaggaggaaccaggaccctgccccaaggctgcatttttgtttcttgactgctcctcctttctgcattccctcccttccctgattagtaatggtttgaatctgccctttggaactcacgGAAGGTCAAGgaagctgaatgaagcctatttcctaaaaacaagaaacaagggACACAGAAAGGTTTTTGTATCCAGgggggccccacagggtcctgctcagtttcaagatcacaaaatggcttaaacCCAAAATGTCTTCTCTTATGTCAAAAAGCTGTAactggttctttttctctggggaccccctaccctatctgcttCCAATAGGTGGCAAAACTAAAAAGGTAAATTGTAAGTCttgttaagaaatttgaaatttgtaCTCTCAGCAATGGTGTGCCACTGGAAGGATTTCACACTCAGAGTTGTCGTGGTCCGAATGCAGGTGGGAAAAGAATTTCTAGACAcaaggaagaatgaaaagaagataggatttattagagggaagggtAACTGCCAGAACAGCGGGCCAACTTCCTGATAGCCAGGGGGAGTTGACCCTAAGCAAGGGTTTCTGGTCTGTTTTTATAGCCAGGGAACAAGAGAACCTGGGAATCATCTGCTGATTGGGCAGGGTATGTATACTTACAATGTGCAGAGCGTGAGAAGAATGGGACAAATACCTTTCCTTATTTGGGATGGGAAAGGGACAGGGCATGCTGCTTGGGAGGGCTTTGGGACATTGTAATGGTTGCAATGTGACATAGTGATAAAAGTCCTGTAACTCTTTGTTCCAGCAATATTGGCCC is a window encoding:
- the MRPL19 gene encoding large ribosomal subunit protein bL19m encodes the protein MAASIARGCRAAMAVGWTFRCAWALRPAPASVACQALAGPSRRQITGPSEPGAFQPPPKPIIVAKRGPQRRESRFLSPEFIPPRGRTNPLKFQIERKDMLERRKILHIPEFYVGSILRVTTADPYANGKTSQFLGICIQRSGTGLGATFILRNTIEGQGVEICFELYNPRIQEIQVVKLQKRLDDSLLYLRDALPEYSTFDMNMQPIAQEPSQEVPVNQLKVKMKPKPWSKRWERPKFNIKGIRFDLCLTEEQMKEAQKWSQPWLEFDMMREYDTSKIEAAIWDEIEASKNS